The Spirosoma sp. SC4-14 DNA window CTGCCTTTACGTGATCGCCAATATCGACATACATTTTCCGAACGTAGCTGTCGACTTTCGGATAGAGGTCGGTTTCGTAATAACTAATCAACTCACCGGGCAGCGACAATTCGCTGGACGGTTTCGATGTCGTGATTTTAACAACCGGATAAACCGTTGCTGAGGTCGTATCGGCCACTTCGGTACTTTCTTCCGACTTGCTGGCGGTCTGCTCGTTTTCGCTGGCCGCACTATGGCATCCGTTTAGCGTAATCGCTAATCCAAGAGCGGGCAAGCCATACCGGAACAATTGAGGTAGTTGCATAATTGTAAGAGCATTATCCGTGCCGGAGCCGATAGCTGGCTCCGGCCGAATAGGTTAAACTGTGTTTATTAGATAGCTTCAAGTTCAGGACTCAACTTCCCATCGTAGTAGGGGCTTTCGATATCTTCGGGGTTGAGCGATACCGATTCGAAGGTGGTTTTCTGCTGTACCAGTGCAAACGCAACCGGCAGAATCAGCAAGGCCGCAAACGTTGAGGCCAGCAACCCACCAATAACCGCCCGACCCAATGGTGCCGTCTGATCGCCCGATTCGCTCATCCCGCTGGCCATCGGAATCATACCCACAATCATAGCAATGGCCGTCATCAGAATCGGACGCAAACGGGTTGCGCCAGCCACGCGGGAGGCTTCAGTGGCACTCCGGTATTCGAGTCGCAGGCCTTCGGCACTGGTCACGAGCAACACGGCGTTAGCCACCGACACCCCTACCGACATGATGATACCCATGTACGATTGAAGGTTCAGCGTACTGCCCGTAGCCAGCAATAACCCCAGCGACCCGGCCAGTACGGCAGGCACCGTTACCAGCACCACAAACGACACTTTAAAGGACTGGAAGTTTGCCGACAGCAACAGGAAGATTACAATAACCGCCAGCGCCAGCCCCGACTGAAGACTGCTGAATGTATCGATCAGCAATTGAGCCATACCACCCAGATTGGCAATAGTTCCTTTAGGTGGCTGCCCAACTTCTTTCATGGCCTTAGTCACATCGCGGGTGGCCGTGCCCAGGTCTTTCTTATAAATATTGGCCGATACCGTTACCAGACGACGAGGGCCGTTCCGGTCAAGCTCGCCCGGCAGGGTACTCCGGCGAACCGTAGCCACATCGCCCAGTGTTGGCCGAAGCTGCCCTTTCACCAGCGGTACGTTTTCAATATCCTGCATCGAATTCATCTGGTATTCGGGCAACTGAACCTGTACCTGATAGGCAAAGCCTTTGCTCTTGTCGAGCCAGAAGTTCTTGGCCGTAAACCGACTCGACGAAGTAGCCGCCACCAGCGACCGGGCAATCTGGTCGGCCGTTAGGCCCATTTGTGCCGCCCGCTCCCGATCGATCTCAATATCAATCGACGGATAGTTCAAGGGTTGATTGATACGAATGTCGCGCAGGTACGGAATCGTATGCAGTTTGGCTTCCAGCTTTTTGGCATAGTCTTCGGCATCATTCAGGTTCTTACCAGCTACCGCAATCTCGATGGGTGTATTGGCGCCCTGGCTCATGATTTTATCGGTCAGTTCGATTGGCTCGAACGAAATGTTGTCTTCGGGCAGTTGTTTATGTACAGCCTGCCGAATTTTCTCTTTCAGATTATCGAGCGATGCCACTTCGTATTCTTCTGACAGGTTCACCTGAAGCACCGACTCGTGCGGACCGGCATTGAAAATATACAGCGCACTGGTACCATAGCTGGATGGAATCATACCGACGAATGCCGACGAAATTTCCACGTTTTTCGCCCCAACAATGTCTTTGATGAGGTTAATGACCCGGATGGTCTGCTGTTCTGTTTTTTCGATACGGGTTCCTTCGGGTGCCGTAATCCGAAGCTGGAACTGACGGGCGTGGTCCTGGCGGGGCATCAGGTCCTGACCAATCAGAGAAAACCCAAGCGCCGTCAGGCCAAAGCTAATCAGCAGATATAAGCCAATCACGATTCTACGCTGTTTTAACAGCCCATCCAGCATCCGCAGATAGCGAAGTTTGAACCGTTCAAAACCGGTCACTTCGTTCTGGTGTCCTTTCTCGTAGCCTTCTACGACATGCTCTACATTCAGCGACAAATCTTTAGCTACCTCAAGCTGATGCGGAGATTCATGTTCATGATCTTTCAACCACCAGTTAGCCAAAACCGGAACCAGCGTTTGCGAGAACAGGAACGACGCAATCATGGAGAAGCCAACGGCCAGCGACAGCGGCAGGAACATCCCACGGGGCACGCCCGTCATCAGAAAGGCAGGGGCAAACACCGCCAGAATACAAATCAGAATCAGCAGTTTGGGCAGCAGAATTTCCCGACAGGCATCCAGAATAGCACGTGCTTTGGCCTTACCCATTTCCAGATGCTGGTGAATGTTTTCTACCGTTACGGTGGCTTCATCGACCAGAATACCTACGGCCAGCGCCAGCCCCGACAGGGTCATGATGTTAATGGTCTGCCCAAAGAGGTTCAGCAAAAATATGGAACTCAGCACTGACACCGGAATGGTCACAATAACCACCAGCGACGACCGAATATCGCGCAGGAACAAATACACCATCAGGCCCGTCAGCAAAGCCCCGATAATCCCCTCCGACGCCAGACTTTTTACGGAATTGATTACGTAAACCGACTGGTCGAACTCGTATTGGATCTTAATGTAATCGGGCAGCAGCGACTGCATTTCGGGCAGTTTCGCTTTTAGCGCACTAACCACATCCATCGTACTGGCATCGGCCGTTTTCGTAACCGGAATATAAACCGACCGCTTTCCATTAACCAGGGCATATCCCACCGTCACGTCAGAAGCATCTTCAACCGTAGCAATGTCGCGCAGGAATACGGTTGGTCCGGCTCCCTCTTTAACAGGAATATTCAGAAAATCACTGACTTTGTCGACCAGCGTATTGGTCGGTGTCATGAGCGTATAATCGCCGATACGCACGTTTCCAGCCGGAGAAATCTGGTTGTTTTTCATCACCGCCTGCACCACATCGTCGGGCGTCATTTCGTAGCTACGCATGGCTTCGGGGTTTACCCGGACCACCACCGTACGTTCGTTACCCCCAAACGGCGGTGGCGACGAGGCCCCCGGAATCTGCGAGAAAAGTGGCCTTATACGGGTTGAGGCAAGGTCTTGCATTTCGTCCAGGCTGGCTTTTTTGCTACTGAACACCAGCTCCCCCACCGGCAGGCTCGTAGCATCGAACCGCACAACGGTGGGCGGCACGGTGCCGGGTGGCATGTAGTTCATCACGCGGCTCACCTGATTGGCAACCTCGCCAGCCGCCTGTGCCATGTTCGTACTTTCGTAGAAGCTGAGCTTTACGATACAAAGCCCCTGTACGTTTTTTACTTCTACGTTTTTGATCCCCGACACATACAGCATCTGGTTCTGGTAGCGCGTGGCAATAAAGCCCTCCATCTGAGCCGGTGTCATACCGCCATAGGGCTGGGCAATATAGATTGTTGGCAGATTGAGTTTCGGGAAAATATCGACCGGGATTTGCAGCAAGGCCATGACCGCGAAGACAACAACGCCCAGCACAGCCACAACTACGGTAATTGGGCTCGAAAGTGCCCCTGTGATCAGTTTTTTCATCTTATGGTTGAGAAGTCAGTTTAAGAAAATCGTCGATACTCCCGGCAGCAGCTGCTTTCAGCAGCAAGTACCGCCAGACATTGTTGACAGCCACCGACTGATCAATTTCGGCACGATTCAGCACCGCTGTTGCCTGCGTGAGTTCCAGAATACTGCTCAAACCCGCTCCGTAGCGCGAGTTGGCCTGCGAAAAAGCGGCCTGAGCCGCTGCCAGTTGAACCGGCACTTTCTTCAGTGCTTCGTAGGCATTACCCAATTGAAGCTCGGCCGTTTCCTGCTGGGTTTTAATACGCAACGCCTGTTCATCATAATCGTGCCGGGCACTCTCGTTCCGAAACTGCTGGGTTTGTTCTTCGCGCCGAATCCTGAAAATATCCGATACGCGCCAGTTCATGCTAACCCCGGCCAGGTAGTTATAGGCCCGAAATGGCAACCCGGCTCCCAGCGACGAATTGTAGATAAAATCGCCATTGTCGGCCGTTTTATCGCTAATCCCCGATCCTCTGGCCCACA harbors:
- a CDS encoding efflux RND transporter permease subunit — encoded protein: MKKLITGALSSPITVVVAVLGVVVFAVMALLQIPVDIFPKLNLPTIYIAQPYGGMTPAQMEGFIATRYQNQMLYVSGIKNVEVKNVQGLCIVKLSFYESTNMAQAAGEVANQVSRVMNYMPPGTVPPTVVRFDATSLPVGELVFSSKKASLDEMQDLASTRIRPLFSQIPGASSPPPFGGNERTVVVRVNPEAMRSYEMTPDDVVQAVMKNNQISPAGNVRIGDYTLMTPTNTLVDKVSDFLNIPVKEGAGPTVFLRDIATVEDASDVTVGYALVNGKRSVYIPVTKTADASTMDVVSALKAKLPEMQSLLPDYIKIQYEFDQSVYVINSVKSLASEGIIGALLTGLMVYLFLRDIRSSLVVIVTIPVSVLSSIFLLNLFGQTINIMTLSGLALAVGILVDEATVTVENIHQHLEMGKAKARAILDACREILLPKLLILICILAVFAPAFLMTGVPRGMFLPLSLAVGFSMIASFLFSQTLVPVLANWWLKDHEHESPHQLEVAKDLSLNVEHVVEGYEKGHQNEVTGFERFKLRYLRMLDGLLKQRRIVIGLYLLISFGLTALGFSLIGQDLMPRQDHARQFQLRITAPEGTRIEKTEQQTIRVINLIKDIVGAKNVEISSAFVGMIPSSYGTSALYIFNAGPHESVLQVNLSEEYEVASLDNLKEKIRQAVHKQLPEDNISFEPIELTDKIMSQGANTPIEIAVAGKNLNDAEDYAKKLEAKLHTIPYLRDIRINQPLNYPSIDIEIDRERAAQMGLTADQIARSLVAATSSSRFTAKNFWLDKSKGFAYQVQVQLPEYQMNSMQDIENVPLVKGQLRPTLGDVATVRRSTLPGELDRNGPRRLVTVSANIYKKDLGTATRDVTKAMKEVGQPPKGTIANLGGMAQLLIDTFSSLQSGLALAVIVIFLLLSANFQSFKVSFVVLVTVPAVLAGSLGLLLATGSTLNLQSYMGIIMSVGVSVANAVLLVTSAEGLRLEYRSATEASRVAGATRLRPILMTAIAMIVGMIPMASGMSESGDQTAPLGRAVIGGLLASTFAALLILPVAFALVQQKTTFESVSLNPEDIESPYYDGKLSPELEAI